A window of the Nibribacter ruber genome harbors these coding sequences:
- the gcvH gene encoding glycine cleavage system protein GcvH has protein sequence MNFPEELKYTKDHEWIRIEGDVAYVGITDFAQRELGDIVYVDIDTLDKNVAKDEVFGTVEAVKTVSDLFSPLSGQVLEINDKLDGNPELVNSDAYGDGWMIKMSVDNAGEVAELLSASAYKELVGA, from the coding sequence ATGAACTTTCCAGAGGAGCTAAAATACACCAAAGACCACGAGTGGATTAGAATTGAAGGCGATGTAGCCTACGTGGGCATCACAGATTTCGCGCAGCGTGAGCTGGGTGACATTGTGTATGTAGACATTGACACGCTGGACAAAAACGTAGCCAAGGACGAAGTGTTTGGTACCGTTGAAGCCGTGAAAACCGTTTCTGACCTGTTCAGCCCCTTGAGCGGCCAGGTGTTGGAAATCAACGACAAACTGGACGGCAACCCAGAACTGGTAAACTCTGATGCGTACGGTGACGGCTGGATGATCAAGATGTCTGTTGACAACGCCGGTGAAGTGGCAGAATTACTTTCTGCTTCTGCGTACAAAGAACTGGTAGGCGCTTAA
- a CDS encoding VanZ family protein, which yields MRSHYYAPALGWAVVILIGTLLPANALPPAPQWDFLTFDSLVHAILFGTQLVLLLWALHKDPSVTLTSGTIFLAFLLVVCFGVGVEFLQGAMPFGRMTSAVDAISNAVGGLFGLSFWWLSRRF from the coding sequence GTGCGTAGCCATTATTATGCACCTGCGCTGGGGTGGGCAGTGGTGATCCTGATTGGGACGCTGCTGCCCGCCAACGCGCTCCCTCCTGCCCCGCAATGGGACTTTCTCACCTTTGATTCTTTGGTCCACGCCATCCTGTTTGGCACCCAGCTGGTTCTCTTGCTCTGGGCCTTGCACAAAGACCCCTCCGTTACTCTTACTTCTGGCACCATTTTTCTGGCCTTCTTGTTGGTGGTTTGCTTTGGCGTGGGCGTAGAATTCCTGCAGGGGGCCATGCCCTTCGGGCGGATGACCAGCGCCGTAGACGCCATCAGTAACGCTGTGGGTGGTCTTTTTGGGCTGAGCTTCTGGTGGCTGAGCCGTCGTTTTTAG
- a CDS encoding M28 family metallopeptidase, with translation MNRILYVLLALITLPALGQEMQRVRQTIAHLASPELHGRGYAFKGDSLAAHYLQQQYTSLGLQPFAGSYLQHFTLPVNILDNQLSLKIDGKALTPGVDFLAHAASAAGQGKGFVYRIDTLLLKDPDEAQTFLGQNLRKQVLVVRQRHFQDLMNLPEPFKKQLQKAAAVIVLQTGPKVMATVRSFQYPVPVLEVLEKSWPAQAKQIEFAVDAHLEKNYRSQNVIGFVPGTSKPDSFLVVTAHYDHVGRIGKDVLFPGAHDNASGTAMLLELARHYAQPQNRLPYSVAFMAFAAEEAGLVGSEYYTEHPLFPLANIKMLLNLDLMSTGEEGMMVVNGSVYPQQFSLLQQLNQQHQFLPALKVRGKASNSDHYFFSKKGVPSFFFYTLGGTTTEYHHPKDTAGTLPLTKFKEVMGLIQAFFKAL, from the coding sequence ATGAATAGGATTCTTTACGTTCTTCTCGCACTCATCACATTGCCGGCCCTGGGCCAGGAAATGCAGCGCGTGCGGCAGACCATTGCCCATCTGGCCTCGCCGGAGCTGCATGGCAGAGGCTACGCCTTTAAGGGAGACAGCCTGGCCGCCCACTACCTCCAGCAACAATATACCAGCCTTGGCCTACAGCCGTTTGCGGGTTCCTATCTACAGCACTTCACGCTGCCCGTCAACATCCTGGACAATCAGTTAAGCCTGAAGATTGACGGCAAAGCCCTGACGCCCGGCGTTGATTTCCTGGCACATGCCGCCTCTGCCGCCGGCCAGGGAAAAGGATTTGTATACCGCATAGACACGCTCCTGTTAAAAGACCCCGACGAGGCGCAGACGTTCTTAGGCCAGAACCTGCGCAAACAAGTCTTGGTGGTACGGCAGCGTCATTTCCAGGATTTGATGAACCTCCCGGAGCCGTTTAAAAAGCAGTTACAAAAAGCCGCCGCGGTCATTGTTCTGCAAACCGGCCCCAAGGTGATGGCCACCGTACGGAGTTTCCAATACCCGGTGCCCGTGTTGGAAGTGCTGGAGAAATCCTGGCCCGCTCAAGCCAAACAAATAGAATTTGCCGTAGATGCGCACCTGGAGAAAAACTACCGTAGCCAGAACGTAATTGGGTTTGTGCCCGGCACCAGTAAGCCAGACTCTTTCCTGGTAGTGACCGCGCATTATGACCATGTGGGCCGCATAGGCAAAGACGTGTTGTTTCCGGGGGCGCATGACAACGCCAGCGGCACGGCCATGCTCTTAGAACTGGCCCGGCATTACGCCCAGCCCCAGAACCGTCTGCCGTACTCGGTGGCGTTTATGGCCTTCGCGGCGGAGGAAGCTGGTCTGGTAGGTTCTGAGTACTATACTGAGCACCCACTTTTCCCGCTCGCCAACATCAAGATGCTTCTGAACCTGGACCTGATGAGCACCGGCGAGGAAGGCATGATGGTAGTGAACGGCAGCGTCTATCCCCAACAGTTCAGTCTGCTGCAGCAACTCAACCAACAGCACCAATTTTTGCCGGCGTTAAAAGTACGTGGAAAGGCTTCCAATTCAGATCATTACTTCTTTTCTAAGAAAGGCGTACCCTCCTTCTTCTTCTACACCCTGGGCGGTACCACCACTGAATATCACCATCCCAAAGACACCGCCGGTACTCTGCCCTTGACTAAGTTCAAAGAAGTGATGGGCTTGATTCAGGCATTCTTCAAAGCGCTGTAG
- a CDS encoding T9SS-dependent choice-of-anchor J family protein: MLNKVMVFVCLWGLTVTAAFAQSRACGTMEYVQQLEKNRPGLRAQLQQQARNVNRLDYKLLDGKPVLGQVVSIPVVVHVVYNTAAQNITEAQIQSQLAVLNKDFRRLNADASKTPSMFQGVAADAEIEFCLAKQDPDGEPTNGITRTSTTVKKFGGLTDSMKFDGLGGKSAWDSKKYLNIWVVNFDNDANILGFAQFPNSGPAATDGVVIDFQSFGTTGTVLRPYNLGRTTTHEVGHWLNLFHIWGDESCGDDAVSDTPTQEEENNGCPTFPKASCSNTSDMFMNYMDYTDDICMNLFTQGQKTVMQSMFNSYRSGLLSSKGCVAPEVPALDGALLGFKVPSGTLCTNTLAPVVYLRNRGSGALTNVQFQIKVDNEVAQTFTWTGNLGSFQTQEVTLPTQQVASGPHVVTVTILASNGQTLDGNPSNNTATVSLQVQGSALPLREGFESATFPPAGWSINNVQQDLTWQQTTKAAFSGTNSVFMQNIEYPANGPVDELVMPALDLTSRSAPRLTFQLAYSLLSSSGYSDTLEVQISTDCGKTFQQVYKKFGRALTTVSPYYREEEFVPTGAAQWRLESIDLSAYATVKTAIIKFRHTTDYENNLYLDDVKVDGNALGTAEERILQAVQVAPNPTSGVVQITSPEVAITAVQVLDALGKEIQTIQVSRTAKGQALQVNLGGLSNGVYLLRLTSEKGVTVRRVVLAK; encoded by the coding sequence ATGCTTAATAAAGTAATGGTCTTTGTCTGCCTCTGGGGCTTGACCGTGACCGCCGCCTTTGCCCAGTCCAGAGCCTGCGGCACCATGGAATACGTGCAGCAGCTGGAGAAAAACCGGCCCGGCCTGCGCGCGCAATTGCAACAGCAGGCCAGAAACGTAAACAGGCTGGACTACAAACTTCTGGACGGCAAGCCCGTGTTGGGGCAGGTGGTGAGTATTCCGGTGGTGGTGCACGTGGTGTACAACACGGCTGCGCAGAACATCACAGAGGCCCAGATCCAGTCCCAGCTTGCCGTTTTAAACAAAGACTTCAGACGCCTCAATGCTGATGCCAGCAAAACGCCCTCCATGTTCCAGGGCGTGGCCGCCGATGCCGAGATAGAGTTCTGCCTGGCCAAACAGGACCCGGACGGAGAGCCCACCAACGGCATTACCCGCACCTCTACCACCGTTAAAAAATTTGGGGGCCTCACAGACTCCATGAAGTTTGACGGCCTGGGCGGCAAGAGCGCCTGGGACAGCAAAAAGTACCTGAACATATGGGTGGTGAATTTTGACAACGATGCCAATATTCTGGGCTTCGCGCAGTTCCCCAACTCTGGTCCTGCGGCCACAGACGGCGTAGTGATTGACTTCCAGTCCTTCGGGACTACGGGCACCGTCCTGAGGCCGTACAACCTGGGCCGCACCACCACGCATGAAGTTGGCCACTGGCTCAACCTGTTCCATATCTGGGGCGATGAAAGCTGCGGCGATGATGCCGTTTCAGACACGCCCACCCAGGAAGAAGAAAACAACGGTTGCCCCACGTTTCCCAAGGCCAGTTGCAGCAACACCAGTGACATGTTCATGAACTACATGGACTACACAGATGATATCTGCATGAACCTGTTCACCCAGGGCCAGAAAACGGTCATGCAGTCCATGTTCAATTCGTATAGAAGCGGTTTGTTGTCGTCTAAAGGTTGTGTGGCTCCGGAAGTGCCTGCTCTGGATGGTGCCTTGCTGGGCTTTAAAGTGCCTAGCGGTACGTTGTGCACCAACACCCTGGCACCGGTTGTGTATTTGCGCAACCGTGGTTCGGGGGCGTTGACCAACGTGCAGTTTCAGATCAAGGTAGACAATGAGGTGGCCCAGACCTTCACCTGGACAGGCAACCTGGGTTCTTTTCAGACGCAGGAAGTTACCTTGCCCACCCAGCAGGTAGCCTCAGGGCCACATGTAGTCACGGTCACCATTCTTGCCAGCAACGGCCAGACCCTGGATGGAAACCCCTCCAACAACACTGCCACCGTTTCCTTACAAGTACAAGGAAGTGCGCTGCCCTTGCGGGAAGGTTTTGAAAGTGCCACGTTCCCGCCCGCCGGTTGGAGCATCAACAACGTGCAGCAAGACCTTACCTGGCAACAGACCACCAAGGCCGCTTTCTCAGGAACCAACTCGGTGTTTATGCAAAACATTGAATACCCGGCCAACGGACCTGTAGATGAACTGGTAATGCCAGCCCTGGACTTAACTTCGCGTAGCGCACCCAGACTGACCTTCCAACTGGCGTATTCCCTGCTTTCCAGCTCGGGCTATTCAGATACGCTGGAGGTGCAGATTTCCACGGATTGCGGCAAGACGTTCCAGCAAGTGTACAAGAAGTTTGGGCGGGCTTTGACTACGGTCTCGCCTTACTACCGCGAGGAGGAGTTTGTACCCACTGGTGCGGCCCAATGGCGCCTGGAAAGCATTGACCTTTCTGCGTACGCCACCGTCAAAACCGCCATCATCAAGTTCAGGCACACCACAGACTATGAGAACAACCTTTACCTGGATGATGTGAAAGTAGACGGCAACGCCCTGGGCACCGCCGAAGAAAGAATTCTGCAAGCTGTGCAGGTGGCTCCTAATCCTACCTCGGGCGTGGTACAAATCACCTCGCCGGAAGTAGCCATTACGGCTGTGCAGGTGCTGGACGCGCTGGGCAAAGAAATTCAAACCATCCAAGTCTCCAGAACTGCCAAAGGCCAGGCCTTGCAAGTGAATTTGGGTGGCCTGTCTAACGGAGTATACTTGCTGCGCTTAACCTCAGAGAAGGGCGTGACCGTGCGCCGGGTGGTATTGGCCAAGTAA
- a CDS encoding YicC/YloC family endoribonuclease yields the protein MLQSMTGFGSAQLETESFTVCVEIKSLNSKSMDLSVRLPRSLSDKELEIRNIIAKSLVRGKVNLSIEVSRNRAAAGRNRINTELLQTYYKELEAAATAVGASSPDLFRLALQMPEVLQADAVEDKTEDLNWEQVTPLLLEAIDRLNVFRADEGKALTNEIISYIDRIRILLAEVEKHDPSRVEQIKTRIQGHMQDLSSSEAFNQNRFEQEMIYYIEKLDIAEEKVRLVNHLHYFTETVYLPEPTGKKLAFISQEIGREINTIGSKANDSTIQHLVVEMKEELEKIKEQLNNIL from the coding sequence ATGTTACAATCCATGACAGGGTTTGGGTCCGCGCAGTTGGAGACCGAATCATTTACCGTTTGCGTAGAAATAAAATCCCTCAACTCCAAGTCCATGGACCTGAGCGTGCGCCTGCCGCGCAGCCTGTCAGACAAGGAGCTGGAGATTAGGAATATCATTGCCAAGAGCCTGGTGCGCGGCAAGGTGAACCTTTCCATTGAAGTGTCCAGAAACAGAGCCGCCGCCGGCCGCAACCGCATCAACACTGAACTTTTGCAGACCTATTATAAAGAGTTGGAAGCCGCCGCTACGGCCGTAGGCGCCTCTTCGCCGGACTTGTTCAGGCTGGCCCTGCAAATGCCCGAGGTCCTACAAGCCGATGCCGTTGAAGACAAAACCGAAGACCTCAACTGGGAACAGGTAACGCCTTTGTTGCTAGAAGCCATAGACCGCTTAAACGTTTTCAGGGCAGATGAAGGCAAGGCCCTCACCAATGAGATCATCTCCTACATTGACCGCATCAGAATCCTGTTGGCCGAGGTGGAGAAGCATGATCCCAGCCGCGTAGAGCAGATCAAGACCCGCATACAAGGCCACATGCAAGACCTTAGCTCTTCTGAGGCGTTCAACCAGAACCGCTTTGAGCAGGAGATGATCTACTACATTGAGAAGCTGGACATTGCCGAGGAGAAGGTGCGCCTGGTCAACCACTTGCATTATTTCACAGAGACGGTGTACCTGCCGGAACCAACTGGCAAGAAACTGGCTTTCATCTCGCAGGAGATAGGCCGTGAAATCAATACCATCGGGTCTAAAGCCAATGATTCTACCATCCAGCATTTGGTGGTGGAGATGAAAGAAGAACTGGAGAAGATCAAAGAGCAGCTCAACAACATTCTGTAA
- the purQ gene encoding phosphoribosylformylglycinamidine synthase subunit PurQ, with product MKFGVVVFPGSNCDQDVIDALRHTTEQEVVRLWHKDHDLQNCDLIVLPGGFSYGDYLRSGAIARFSPIMQEVVKFANGGGYVWGICNGFQILTEAGLLPGALLRNTSQKFICQNVYITPENTDLLPTSLLEPGKAYKIPIAHGEGRFHADADTLQQMQDNGQIMFRYCDANGKVTEDTNCNGSAHNIAGVSNAGKNVFGMMPHPERAVDAELNNTDGRLMFEALLQTVKA from the coding sequence ATGAAATTTGGAGTTGTCGTTTTCCCGGGGTCCAACTGTGACCAAGATGTAATTGATGCGCTGCGCCATACCACGGAGCAGGAAGTTGTACGGCTGTGGCACAAAGACCATGACCTGCAGAACTGTGACCTGATTGTGCTCCCGGGCGGCTTCTCTTACGGAGACTACCTGCGCTCAGGCGCTATTGCCCGTTTCTCGCCTATCATGCAAGAAGTGGTGAAGTTTGCCAATGGCGGCGGCTACGTGTGGGGCATTTGCAACGGCTTCCAGATATTGACGGAGGCGGGTCTGCTGCCCGGTGCTTTGCTGCGCAACACCAGCCAGAAGTTCATCTGCCAGAACGTGTACATCACGCCAGAGAACACAGACCTGTTGCCTACTTCGCTCCTGGAGCCGGGCAAAGCCTATAAAATTCCAATTGCGCACGGCGAAGGTCGTTTCCATGCAGATGCAGACACCTTGCAGCAAATGCAGGACAACGGGCAGATCATGTTCCGGTACTGTGATGCCAACGGAAAAGTCACTGAAGACACCAACTGCAACGGCAGCGCCCACAACATTGCGGGTGTTTCTAACGCGGGCAAGAACGTGTTTGGCATGATGCCGCACCCAGAAAGAGCCGTAGATGCTGAGTTGAATAACACCGACGGCAGACTGATGTTTGAGGCCTTGTTACAAACGGTGAAAGCATAA